Below is a genomic region from Marinobacter salarius.
GCCCGCATGCTGCAGTACCCCGGATGACCGGTGGCCCTGGCCGCAATCGTTGCCGGGGCTTGAGCTGATCAGCCTGGACTTTGACCCCGATAACCTCAAACCGGACGACTTCACGATCAGTGACATCGTCCCACCACCGTCGGTGGAAAGGGCTGTTGCCAAACGCCAGGCGGAATACCTGGCTGGCCGTTTCTGCGCCCGCGAAGGCTTGTTGCGCGCCACGGGGCAACCGGTGGTGCCAGCCCTCGGCGATGACCGGGCGCCGGTATGGCCAACTGGCTGCGTGGGCTCGATCACCCACACCCGGGGTTGGGCTGCGGCGGTTATCGGCCAGCAACAGGATTACGCCGGAGTTGGCCTGGACGCGGAAGTCATCATGCCCGATGAACGCGCCCTGCCGCTTTGCCGGCAAATATTGACGCCTTCTGAGCAGGAACGATTCAGCGCCGAGCTAACCAGTCAGGCGGGTTTTTTTATTACCCTGGCATTCTGCCTCAAGGAAACGCTCTTCAAAGCACTCTACCCCCTTGTTCAACAGCGATTCTACTTTGAACACGCAGAAGTTCTGTCCTGGCACCCCGACGGCAGCGCCCGATTGCGCCTGCTCAAAACACTGTCACAGGAATGGACATCGCACACTGAACTGGACGCATGGTTTATCCGGGAAGAGCATCGGCTTGTCAGCCTGATAGTGGTTCCGGCCTACGGACATTCTGCTTCCGGCGCGTAGCGTCAGACGCTATAAGCAAGACTTTCAGGCAGCTTTGCCCCTTTGGGTGGCCGATCAATATGGGGGCAATTCTCACACAGCTCCAACCCTGGCAAGCGGTACCGTATACAGCATTGTCGACGCTGCCGTAACGGAGAGGGGCCCACGTTACGGGGAATATACCGCACGGGACGGTACATCGGGTTTCGCTTTCCGTCTGGGCGGTACTCGGATTCTATAAGCCGCCTTCCATCTTCCAGGCAGGCCGACGGCACACCCATTTGTTTCAACGCCCCTACCAGCCATTCAATGTAATTCGCAGCATTATTCCAGAGCACCTTGCCAGACAGTTTAACCTGGCGACTCCACCCCACGACTAATGGCTCGAAATTCTCCTCCAGGAGCTCTCCAAAACGCTCAAACGGGCTCGCTGGCACCCGCTCAAAGGGGCGACC
It encodes:
- a CDS encoding 4'-phosphopantetheinyl transferase, whose protein sequence is MSLVPACCSTPDDRWPWPQSLPGLELISLDFDPDNLKPDDFTISDIVPPPSVERAVAKRQAEYLAGRFCAREGLLRATGQPVVPALGDDRAPVWPTGCVGSITHTRGWAAAVIGQQQDYAGVGLDAEVIMPDERALPLCRQILTPSEQERFSAELTSQAGFFITLAFCLKETLFKALYPLVQQRFYFEHAEVLSWHPDGSARLRLLKTLSQEWTSHTELDAWFIREEHRLVSLIVVPAYGHSASGA
- the fhuF gene encoding siderophore-iron reductase FhuF — encoded protein: MTIPALAPLFVGDFEYYRTILVLPDDTRPATPARDLVTEDGLSWLLECYRRTQPGDDDRALLSQWSRTYFAKLVIPTITANLVLDRELPVGLDTLEIIMGCDGLPEAFRIPDEGRPFERVPASPFERFGELLEENFEPLVVGWSRQVKLSGKVLWNNAANYIEWLVGALKQMGVPSACLEDGRRLIESEYRPDGKRNPMYRPVRYIPRNVGPSPLRQRRQCCIRYRLPGLELCENCPHIDRPPKGAKLPESLAYSV